The following proteins are co-located in the Plasmodium brasilianum strain Bolivian I chromosome 11, whole genome shotgun sequence genome:
- a CDS encoding hypothetical protein (conserved Plasmodium protein) has protein sequence MLTYTSIRPITNVHLWQILSSCSDRNYQQKTFGLITDGANENGQDVHLSDNKHRDEKKLKDHTNAINNVCDAFTNNISSGKEDVYNDEIEVGNNNSVNLRGDPTDSHDDCHADNHRIPENHANYMPRKTFFIGEVSVIVDLLSSLVDLLTALLFSRAMKYIKQKFYFYILLSSVHLFFSYKELQHLLMYESKI, from the coding sequence ATGCTTACATACACGTCCATCAGACCAATTACAAACGTTCATCTATGGCAAATTCTGTCTAGTTGTTCAGATAGAAATTATCAACAAAAAACCTTTGGATTAATAACAGACGGTGCAAATGAGAATGGTCAGGATGTGCATTTAAGTGATAATAAACACAGAGATGAAAAAAAGTTGAAGGATCATACGAATGCTATTAATAACGTATGCGATGCGTTTAcgaataatatttcttcagGAAAGGAGGATGTATATAATGATGAGATAGAAGTGGGCAACAACAACAGTGTAAACCTTCGAGGTGATCCTACTGATAGTCATGATGATTGTCATGCTGATAACCATCGTATACCAGAAAATCATGCAAATTATATGCCAAGGAAAACATTCTTCATAGGAGAAGTTAGTGTAATAGTTGACTTACTCTCGTCCCTCGTGGACTTACTAACAgctcttcttttttcacgTGCAATGAAATACATAAAGcaaaagttttatttttatattttgttatccTCTGTACATTTGTTTTTCTCATACAAGGAATTACAGCATTTACTAATGTACGAAAGCAAGatttaa
- a CDS encoding RNA methyltransferase yields the protein MNLILISIKSIYKHKDDFFFKTDNRQTNHLKNILKVKVNQTVKVGVINKGKGEGVIIEENKNFYVIKLLTPIHLEKSEDKFIPVDIAICIPRPKVLSKSLQQLSSVGVKRIIIVFSEYSNKSYESSKILKNEEIKYALQLGLEQAMCTQFPEIYIHYSFSSFFMNIQKYSDENTIKLCAHTDIKIKDTNLVEYCILNKERGKILLMLGCERGFSELEIYLINKLQFHFLNITERILKCETALLIIIGQLLLLTENISIRPSGKKMRRSSRNIRDVRKDNSIILDKNKKGNTHNVHNIHNTSNTHNTRNTYNIQTNGTFQNKTEMINEIKSILKKETFLPEQLINSINNFIHDQENTEMMEDISNNYEKDYMVKENTNIIDSLLKIIHSFNTDEKNKFQNIYLTLLLKKIKYKSKYYMSYNDTRNIIDEDGVFIYRTQRYVSKKKNSLNDMQPL from the coding sequence atgaatttaatattaatcaGTATAAAGAGTATTTATAAGCATAAGGacgatttttttttcaaaacagACAATAGACAAACGaaccatttaaaaaatattttaaaggtAAAGGTAAATCAGACGGTAAAAGTCGGGGTGATTAATAAAGGCAAGGGGGAAGGAGTTATcatagaagaaaataaaaatttttatgttataaaattgttaacACCTATACATTTGGAAAAATCGGAAGATAAATTTATTCCTGTTGATATAGCTATATGTATACCTAGACCAAAAGTTTTAAGCAAATCGTTACAACAATTATCGTCAGTTGGTGTTAAAAGGATCATTATTGTATTTTCCGAGTATTCAAATAAGTCTTATGAATcaagtaaaattttaaaaaatgaagaaataaaatatgcacTTCAGTTAGGACTGGAACAAGCCATGTGTACACAATTTCCtgaaatttatatacattactCGTTCAGCtccttttttatgaacattcAGAAATATAGCGATGAAAATACTATAAAACTGTGTGCACACacagatataaaaataaaagataccAACTTAGTTGAGTattgtatattaaataaagaaagagggaaaattcttttaatgcTCGGATGTGAAAGAGGTTTTTCCGAGCTTGAAATTTATTTGATAAATAAATTGCAATTtcattttcttaatataactgaaagaattttaaaatgtgaaACAGCTTTGTTAATTATTATCGGTCAGTTACTTTTATTAACAGAAAATATATCCATTCGACCGAGTgggaaaaaaatgagaagaTCTTCTAGAAATATTCGCGATGTAAGGAAAGATAATTCGATCATATTGGACAAGAACAAAAAGGGAAATACACATAACGtgcataatatacataatacgaGTAATACACATAATACACGCAATACGTATAATATACAAACTAACGGcacttttcaaaataaaacagaaatGATCAACgaaattaaaagtatattaaaaaaggaaacattTTTACCTGAACAGTTAATAAATTCcataaacaattttataCATGATCAGGAAAATACTGAAATGATGGAAGATATTTcgaataattatgaaaaggaTTATATGGTGAaggaaaatacaaatattattgaTTCCCTTTTAAAAATCATACATTCTTTTAACacagatgaaaaaaataagtttcaaaatatttatctaaCTTTACTacttaagaaaataaaatataaaagtaaatattatatgtcaTATAATGATACAAGAAATATCATTGATGAGGACggtgtgtttatatataggACACAGAGATACGtgtcaaaaaagaaaaattcttTAAATGATATGCAGCCCTTGTAG
- a CDS encoding vacuolar transporter chaperone gives MHRRISKTGETDKYTFICPKKNKHLSKLKNGGHTKSLQEVLRVVQKNKEKNIEDGKKLEKGLLQNAAKKVDKQGIKMLPPFLYNDIISQEIKKINTFAENKYRDILDKLISMYNKIKSIEGSINNVENGEIEKELDLIGCEIIHLDFYVHKNSKIVMKLGFFFDKIMNISINQWLLLSLIKEKFCNINIDNLIVYLSYLYTLLRSLNEHSIKEINNTTWKPPDTFERISTKFLIKYDNIVYTKVKIVKHLPYLIFGLSNEDLDAHFRCLMKSQKYESCEVGSSREASNVAASVAASVAANVAANVASNVASNVASNVAANVASNVASNVAANVAANVASNVASNVASNVASNVASNVAANVAANVASNVAANVAANVAANVTPNITSNITANGTPRGETDGEEENIKLLNESQQITSVYFDNKEATCYSKRILRYENAQLIRFRWYNDNEEDPDKVIFIERKTHHEEWTGEASTKERFELEQKYVLKFMTGKLNVKDFFLNRLSKRKRQLLGRSTNGGDEIKDGGGTNDAEAVVALEKKIKKNIKLGKEIQKMIIQYELEPVIRTSYLRSAFQLSNDNSVRISIDTNVSMLNEYVERREHWCRLAEEALGKNEIIRLNYGIIEVKLKAEKMPEWINNILNSNESINAYKYSKYQTAMALLHSEKIKYIPIWIHRNIHEKFNSTNNSSEFTLKRSSGYNMQNTHLDSVYTKEINKNRYYKKNFVSNEYNSIFDYSSYNSLHKGDLREKTFSWINQKYNKNFKTFEKINLLKIDPKINFAAERTFLHYTLVSVYITLLALFLEKYKNENKNLDIVIILLLATSLTSLLSSYFFFLKRIEIIQKYDYLKENRAKM, from the exons ATGCACAGaagaatat CAAAAACAGGAGAGACTgataaatatacttttatttgcCCAAAGAAGAATAAGCACTTATCCAAACTGAAAAATGGAGGACATACCAAATCACTACAGGAAGTATTACGTGtcgtacaaaaaaataaggagaaaaatattgaagatgggaaaaaa CTAGAAAAAGGCCTATTACAGAATGCCGCTAAAAAGGTGGATAAGCAAg GTATAAAAATGCTGCCACCATTTTTGTACAATGATATCATTAGTcaagaaataaagaagataaaCACATTTgcagaaaataaatatagagaTATACTTGACAAGTTAATtagtatgtataataaaataaaatccaTAGAGGGTAGCATAAATAATGTGGAAAATGgtgaaatagaaaaagaacTCGATTTAATAGGATGTGAAATAATACATTTGGATttttatgttcataaaaatagtaaaattgtAATGAAGTTAGGTTTTTTCtttgataaaataatgaatatatcaATAAACCAATGGCTCTTACTAAGTTTGATTAAAGAGAAATTCTGTAACATAAACATTGATAACTTAATAGTATATTTgtcttatttatatacctTACTTCGTTCATTAAATGAACATagtataaaagaaataaataatactacaTGGAAACCGCCAGATACGTTTGAACGTATTTccacaaaatttttaataaaatatgataacaTCGTTTatacaaaagtaaaaattgtGAAGCATCTACCTTACCTAATATTTGGCCTCAGTAACGAGGATCTCGATGCCCATTTTAGGTGTTTAATGAAAAGTCAAAAATATGAGTCATGTGAAGTGGGTAGTTCAAGGGAAGCATCTAACGTGGCTGCTAGTGTAGCTGCTAGTGTAGCTGCTAATGTAGCTGCTAATGTAGCTTCTAATGTAGCTTCTAATGTAGCTTCTAATGTAGCTGCTAATGTAGCTTCTAATGTAGCTTCTAATGTAGCTGCTAATGTAGCTGCTAATGTAGCTTCTAATGTAGCTTCTAATGTAGCTTCTAATGTAGCTTCTAATGTAGCTTCTAATGTAGCTGCTAATGTAGCGGCTAATGTAGCTTCTAATGTAGCTGCTAATGTAGCGGCTAATGTAGCTGCAAATGTAACTCCGAACATAACTTCTAACATAACTGCTAACGGCACCCCGAGAGGAGAGACGGATGGGGAGGAAGAGAATATTAAATTGCTGAACGAGTCACAGCAAATAACTTCTGTCTATTTTGACAACAAAGAGGCCACATGCTATTCTAAAAGAATTCTTAGGTATGAGAACGCTCAGCTTATTCGATTCCGATGGTATAACGATAATGAGGAAGACCCTGACAAAGTGATATTCATTGAAAGAAAAACGCACCACGAGGAATGGACTGGTGAGGCCTCGACAAAGGAAAGGTTTGAGCTTGAACAGAAATATGTGTTAAAGTTTATGACGGGTAAGTTAAATGTTAAAGATTTTTTCCTGAACAGGTTGAGCAAAAGGAAGCGGCAGTTACTGGGTAGAAGCACGAATGGGGGTGACGAGATAAAGGATGGTGGAGGTACAAACGACGCAGAAGCAGTTGTAGcattagagaaaaaaataaagaaaaacataaaactGGGAAAGGAAATACAGAAAATGATAATACAATACGAACTGGAACCAGTAATAAGGACGTCTTATTTGAGATCTGCTTTTCAGCTGAGCAATGATAATTCTGTTCGAATATCCATAGACACTAATGTGTCTATGTTAAATGAGTACGTTGAAAGAAGAGAGCATTGGTGTAGATTAGCTGAAGAGGCCttaggaaaaaatgaaataattagaCTAAACTATGGTATTATAGAAGTGAAATTAAAAGCAGAAAAGATGCCTGAATggattaataatatattaaatagtaATGAATCTATTAATGCATATAAGTATTCGAAATATCAAACAGCTATGGCTCTATTACACtcagaaaaaattaagtatatacCTATATGGATACACAGAAATATACATGAAAAATTTAACTCAACAAATAACTCATCAGAATTTACGTTAAAACGTTCAAGTGGTTATAATATGCAAAACACACATCTAGATTCTGTATatacaaaagaaataaataaaaatcgatattataaaaaaaattttgtatcaAATGAGTATAACAGTATTTTTGATTATTCAAGTTATAACTCTTTACACAAGGGGGATTTAAGagaaaaaacattttcatGGATAAAtcagaaatataataaaaattttaaaacatttgaaaaaattaatttactCAAAATTGAtccaaaaattaattttgctGCTGAAAGGACATTCTTACATTATACTCTTGTGTCTGTTTATATTACCCTGTTGGCACTATTTTTAGAGAagtacaaaaatgaaaataaaaaccttgacattgttattattttgctACTAGCCACTTCGCTCACATCCCTACTGTCTTCctacttcttctttttaaagCGAATAGAGATCATTCAAAAGTATGATTACTTGAAAGAAAATCGCGCTAAAATGTGA